From the genome of Candidatus Methylacidithermus pantelleriae, one region includes:
- the bioB gene encoding biotin synthase BioB, with amino-acid sequence MGYSLAELEELYQLPLWELLSEANRIQQQYRRCPQIQLCYLINVRQGGCPEDCAYCAQSAHYPSGRKASALMKPAELLACAQQAKEKGVHRLCLGAAWRGLKEDDPKLAEICQLVETLRPLELEVCTTLGLLAKGAAQKLRESGVGFYNHNLNTGPRFYPRIASTHSFQDRVRTLEVAQEAGLALCSGGIIGMGESWRDRLELLATLSSLPGAPESIPWNLLVPIPGTPLEELRAPVPLWDVVRILAVTRIAFPKARVRLSAGRRELSQEAQALCFLAGADSIFFGEKLLTVPNQPEKDDRNLLQELGLWDATDRFGSRLFASPEPASSAVAQTRFSRKK; translated from the coding sequence ATGGGGTATTCTCTCGCGGAACTGGAAGAACTTTACCAGCTGCCCCTTTGGGAGCTTCTCTCAGAAGCGAATAGAATTCAGCAGCAGTACCGGCGTTGCCCACAGATTCAACTGTGCTACCTGATCAACGTTCGCCAGGGAGGATGTCCGGAAGATTGCGCGTATTGTGCCCAAAGCGCTCACTACCCTTCGGGTCGTAAGGCAAGCGCGCTCATGAAACCGGCGGAGCTTCTTGCTTGTGCTCAGCAGGCGAAGGAAAAAGGAGTGCACCGGCTCTGCCTGGGAGCAGCCTGGAGGGGGCTCAAGGAAGATGACCCAAAGCTTGCCGAGATCTGCCAACTGGTGGAAACCCTCCGCCCCTTGGAACTGGAAGTCTGTACGACCTTGGGCCTTCTTGCGAAAGGAGCGGCACAAAAGTTGCGCGAATCTGGGGTCGGGTTTTATAACCACAACTTAAACACAGGGCCTCGCTTCTACCCAAGAATCGCTTCTACCCATAGTTTCCAAGATCGGGTACGGACCTTAGAGGTGGCCCAGGAAGCAGGATTGGCTCTTTGCTCTGGGGGAATTATCGGAATGGGGGAAAGCTGGAGGGATCGCCTGGAACTTTTGGCCACTCTCTCCTCTCTTCCCGGAGCGCCCGAAAGCATTCCGTGGAATCTTCTTGTTCCTATCCCTGGAACTCCGCTGGAAGAGCTCCGCGCTCCTGTACCCTTGTGGGACGTGGTGCGTATTTTGGCAGTAACGCGAATCGCCTTTCCCAAAGCGCGGGTACGGCTTTCGGCGGGACGGCGAGAACTTTCCCAAGAGGCTCAAGCGTTATGTTTCCTGGCTGGTGCCGACTCGATCTTTTTTGGGGAAAAACTTTTGACCGTCCCTAACCAGCCAGAAAAGGACGATCGGAACCTTCTGCAGGAACTCGGTCTCTGGGATGCCACGGACCGATTCGGCAGTCGTCTTTTTGCGTCACCGGAGCCCGCTTCGAGCGCCGTTGCCCAAACTCGGTTTTCGCGAAAGAAATGA
- a CDS encoding DUF721 domain-containing protein, whose translation MKQSSRQSFVSHMREELVRVGMSGGLRISKRPREETFLAGFPWVRLDPPSPDEPSLWIRKDVYHQMLQETLEELLARARACFGPSIPPELLQVLLPSLKKELYRKVVAEVRETGSTKDPPSKETFSFYRARLLQGVLSHIEQKRLKASQRLQEIWREIVGDFLARESLLVRVDPEKQVAYIRCADGHIGFEISRRSELAQHLSKRLGVPIRKLRSVW comes from the coding sequence ATGAAACAATCCAGCCGGCAAAGCTTCGTTTCCCATATGCGAGAAGAGCTTGTCCGCGTAGGCATGTCCGGTGGCCTGCGTATTAGTAAGCGACCAAGGGAGGAAACTTTTTTGGCTGGCTTCCCCTGGGTGCGCTTGGACCCTCCTTCGCCTGACGAGCCCTCTTTATGGATACGCAAGGATGTCTACCACCAGATGCTGCAAGAAACCCTTGAGGAACTTTTGGCTCGTGCCAGGGCTTGCTTCGGTCCTTCGATTCCGCCGGAACTTCTCCAGGTGCTTCTCCCCTCACTTAAGAAGGAGCTTTATCGAAAAGTTGTTGCGGAAGTAAGGGAAACCGGCTCAACAAAAGACCCGCCCAGCAAGGAGACTTTTTCCTTTTATCGTGCGAGGCTACTGCAAGGAGTCCTATCCCATATCGAACAGAAGCGGCTGAAGGCGTCACAACGACTTCAGGAAATTTGGCGAGAGATTGTGGGCGATTTTCTTGCCAGAGAAAGTCTCCTGGTTCGGGTCGATCCCGAGAAACAGGTTGCCTACATTCGGTGCGCCGATGGACACATCGGGTTTGAAATCAGCCGCCGCAGCGAGCTGGCCCAGCATCTTTCCAAACGGCTCGGTGTTCCGATCCGAAAACTGCGGTCGGTTTGGTAG
- a CDS encoding ubiquinone/menaquinone biosynthesis methyltransferase: MDPIAPLPVDMGRLFDCLAPRYERINHLLSLGFDLYWRWRLAKCVCRQRPRRLLDLATGSGEVIRSLLRARAVTGEIVGIDLSKEMLQEAHRKGVSNVYLGNAEELPFADQSFEAVTVAFGLRNFYRRDRVLQEVKRVLVPGGRFYILEFSLPYPCLRSVYFAYIETLGPWLAKKHGLPPEPYHYLARSIRGFLSARQLARLLVEHGFEAVGFRRFTGGIACLHWATKPTAVFGSEHRAVWKDAGPARCGG; encoded by the coding sequence ATGGACCCCATCGCACCGCTTCCTGTGGATATGGGTAGGCTCTTTGATTGCCTCGCCCCTCGCTACGAGCGTATCAATCACCTGTTAAGCTTGGGCTTTGATTTGTATTGGCGATGGCGACTAGCAAAATGCGTTTGTAGGCAGCGTCCTCGAAGGCTTTTGGATCTGGCTACTGGGAGCGGTGAAGTGATCCGGTCCCTTCTGCGGGCAAGGGCCGTGACCGGAGAAATCGTTGGCATCGATCTTTCTAAGGAAATGCTACAGGAAGCACATCGGAAAGGGGTTTCGAACGTTTATCTTGGAAATGCAGAGGAGCTTCCTTTTGCCGACCAATCATTTGAAGCGGTGACGGTCGCCTTTGGACTACGGAATTTTTACCGGCGCGACCGGGTTCTTCAGGAAGTCAAGCGTGTGTTAGTTCCGGGAGGACGGTTCTATATTTTGGAGTTCTCGCTACCCTACCCTTGCTTAAGGAGCGTCTACTTTGCCTATATCGAAACGCTAGGCCCGTGGCTAGCAAAAAAACACGGGCTTCCTCCGGAGCCATACCATTACCTGGCTCGTTCCATTCGCGGATTTCTTTCGGCTAGGCAACTGGCAAGGCTCTTGGTGGAGCACGGATTTGAAGCCGTTGGTTTCCGGAGATTCACCGGTGGGATTGCTTGTCTTCACTGGGCTACCAAACCGACCGCAGTTTTCGGATCGGAACACCGAGCCGTTTGGAAAGATGCTGGGCCAGCTCGCTGCGGCGGCTGA
- a CDS encoding CehA/McbA family metallohydrolase, translating into MILKIDFHCHSRFSADGISDPEEMVAKAKRRGLDGFALTDHDTCDGILYCYKAGLARPDGKPVDGFLILPGQEITTRQGHLLALGVLLPNLHGIDAKEAVTVVHSSGGLAIPPHPFDYFRAGIRSAVLDTLDIDGVEVFNSATTFRHCNRRAWEYARQRGLPMIACSDAHYADVIGTAYTMVETKEFTVEEILGAVRKGTSLKEHYISPKEALKKTWNNVLRLRRRTASQTLG; encoded by the coding sequence GTGATTTTAAAGATTGACTTCCATTGTCACTCCCGGTTTTCAGCCGACGGGATCTCAGATCCCGAAGAGATGGTAGCAAAAGCTAAAAGACGAGGACTGGATGGTTTTGCTTTAACCGACCACGATACCTGCGATGGAATCCTTTACTGTTACAAGGCCGGGCTAGCCCGTCCTGACGGAAAGCCCGTGGATGGTTTTCTCATCCTGCCCGGGCAAGAAATTACGACCCGGCAAGGACATCTTTTGGCTCTCGGAGTGTTGTTACCGAACCTTCACGGAATTGATGCCAAGGAAGCCGTAACCGTAGTCCATTCGTCGGGCGGACTGGCAATCCCACCTCACCCCTTTGATTATTTTCGGGCTGGAATCCGATCTGCGGTACTCGACACGTTGGACATTGATGGGGTCGAAGTTTTTAATTCTGCCACCACCTTCCGGCACTGCAACCGGCGAGCCTGGGAGTATGCTCGCCAGCGAGGGCTTCCCATGATCGCGTGCAGCGACGCTCATTATGCCGATGTTATTGGGACCGCCTACACTATGGTGGAAACCAAGGAATTTACGGTTGAAGAAATTCTGGGAGCCGTCCGGAAGGGAACCTCTCTCAAAGAACATTACATTAGTCCCAAGGAAGCCTTAAAAAAAACCTGGAATAATGTCCTTCGGCTGCGCCGGCGAACCGCGTCTCAAACCCTGGGCTGA
- the purH gene encoding bifunctional phosphoribosylaminoimidazolecarboxamide formyltransferase/IMP cyclohydrolase — protein sequence MAWALFSAWEKTGLVELARVFHQAGIGLVATEGTANLLRNAHLPVREVSEWTGLPELFGGRLKSLHPKIHGGLLLPRGRAQDEMQAQAHGIEPIDYVVVRFYPFEEKARDGSLRLEQVIEYMDIGGPALVRSAAKNFRWVTVLVDPDDYRSVMDQVATMGATNLELRQRLAAKALALTSYYDAKISQYLREHSFRKEGPLWQKWALPLNKAQELRYGENPHQRAALYGDFWLHFQQLHGRELSYNNILDASSGIQLVQEFGSVPAIVIVKHTNPCGVGTGTTLVEAWEKAARTDPQALYGGVIISNQPVDGSLARILAPVFHELLVAPGFSPEALEILRRKKNLRLLLNQWSPPDTVSLEVRSAIANSYLVQESDSVTPKEEEFEVVSERSPSPEELQALRFAWKVVKHVKSNAIVFATSDRTLGIGAGQMARIDAVRIAAWKAREAGLSLEGSVVASDGFFPFPDGVIAAAEAGATAIVQPGGSIRDPDVLAAANARGLAMVFTRKRYFRH from the coding sequence ATGGCGTGGGCACTTTTTTCTGCTTGGGAGAAGACCGGGCTTGTTGAGCTGGCCCGGGTGTTTCACCAAGCGGGCATCGGCCTTGTGGCGACGGAAGGTACTGCCAACCTTTTGCGTAACGCCCATTTACCGGTCCGGGAAGTGTCAGAATGGACAGGGTTACCGGAGCTTTTTGGGGGACGCTTAAAAAGCCTACATCCCAAAATCCATGGCGGGCTTCTTCTGCCCCGGGGACGCGCTCAGGACGAAATGCAAGCCCAGGCCCATGGGATTGAGCCGATCGATTACGTCGTTGTCCGTTTTTATCCCTTCGAGGAAAAGGCCCGCGATGGTTCCTTACGTCTCGAACAAGTGATCGAGTATATGGACATCGGAGGTCCCGCTTTGGTTCGGAGCGCGGCGAAGAATTTTCGTTGGGTAACCGTTCTTGTGGACCCCGACGATTATCGGTCCGTCATGGACCAAGTGGCAACGATGGGCGCTACCAATTTGGAACTACGCCAACGGCTCGCAGCCAAAGCGCTAGCCCTTACAAGTTACTACGACGCGAAAATCTCCCAGTACCTGCGGGAACATTCCTTCCGAAAGGAAGGTCCCCTGTGGCAAAAGTGGGCTCTTCCTCTTAACAAAGCCCAAGAACTACGCTATGGAGAAAATCCGCACCAGCGGGCGGCGCTTTACGGCGACTTCTGGCTGCATTTCCAGCAACTCCACGGCCGGGAGCTTTCCTACAACAATATCCTCGACGCCAGTAGCGGGATCCAGCTCGTTCAAGAATTTGGCTCTGTTCCAGCGATCGTGATTGTGAAACACACCAACCCGTGTGGGGTGGGGACAGGGACAACCCTTGTGGAAGCCTGGGAGAAAGCAGCCCGAACGGATCCTCAGGCCCTCTACGGTGGGGTCATCATCTCCAATCAGCCAGTGGACGGATCCCTGGCTCGAATCCTGGCCCCCGTCTTCCATGAGCTTCTGGTTGCGCCAGGATTTTCTCCGGAGGCGCTGGAAATTCTTCGTCGTAAAAAAAACCTGCGGCTCCTGCTTAACCAGTGGTCGCCTCCGGACACCGTTAGCCTTGAGGTACGTTCAGCCATCGCCAATTCATACCTCGTCCAGGAAAGCGATTCGGTCACCCCCAAGGAGGAAGAGTTTGAGGTGGTCAGCGAGCGATCCCCGAGCCCTGAAGAGCTGCAAGCCTTACGTTTCGCCTGGAAAGTAGTCAAGCACGTTAAGTCCAACGCCATCGTCTTCGCCACCTCCGATCGGACTCTTGGGATTGGTGCCGGCCAGATGGCCCGGATTGACGCGGTTCGCATCGCGGCGTGGAAGGCACGGGAAGCAGGGCTTTCCCTCGAAGGGAGTGTAGTCGCCTCAGACGGCTTTTTCCCCTTTCCAGACGGAGTGATTGCGGCAGCCGAAGCAGGTGCCACAGCAATCGTTCAGCCCGGCGGCAGTATTCGAGATCCAGATGTTCTGGCTGCTGCCAATGCCCGGGGACTTGCGATGGTGTTTACCCGCAAAAGATACTTCCGGCATTAG
- a CDS encoding HNH endonuclease, which produces MGFSGSEWEEANDLLEVRPVAGGRKKNVFAALPRPFFVGWLILDRIGGRGYWVEKAMGALDRTVLVLNRLWQAVNLCSARRAFCLLYQGYAQVVQQEGDSYATYAFWEWLEYSTEYEGHDVVHTVSFRIRVPKVILLVFFDQLPTKEVKLTRYNVFQRDNFTCQYCGRRFSKEFLNLDHVIPRERGGETSWENLVCSCVECNSRKGNRTPKEAGMRLLRKPRKPKWRPLLHSGLPAPVEDAWHRFLNVDSWKVELTQ; this is translated from the coding sequence GTGGGGTTCTCTGGGTCCGAATGGGAGGAGGCAAACGATCTCTTGGAGGTTCGTCCGGTTGCAGGCGGAAGGAAAAAAAACGTTTTCGCTGCCCTTCCCAGGCCTTTTTTCGTAGGCTGGCTCATTCTTGACAGGATCGGTGGCCGCGGTTATTGGGTGGAAAAGGCCATGGGGGCGCTGGACCGGACGGTACTCGTACTTAACCGCCTTTGGCAGGCGGTGAATCTTTGCAGTGCTCGCCGTGCCTTTTGCTTGCTTTACCAAGGCTATGCACAGGTCGTGCAGCAAGAGGGTGACAGCTACGCCACCTACGCTTTTTGGGAGTGGCTAGAATATTCAACGGAATATGAGGGCCATGACGTGGTGCACACGGTTTCTTTCCGGATCCGTGTACCCAAGGTCATCCTTCTAGTTTTCTTTGATCAACTTCCCACCAAGGAGGTTAAGCTTACTCGTTACAATGTGTTCCAGCGGGACAACTTCACGTGCCAGTACTGTGGGCGGCGTTTTAGCAAGGAATTTCTTAATCTCGACCACGTCATCCCCAGGGAACGGGGAGGAGAGACTTCTTGGGAAAACCTCGTCTGCTCCTGTGTGGAGTGCAATAGCCGTAAAGGGAATCGCACGCCCAAAGAGGCGGGAATGCGACTTTTGCGGAAACCCCGCAAGCCAAAGTGGCGACCTCTCCTCCACTCGGGCTTGCCAGCCCCGGTGGAGGATGCGTGGCACCGGTTTTTGAACGTCGATTCCTGGAAGGTAGAGCTTACCCAGTAG
- a CDS encoding haloacid dehalogenase-like hydrolase, translating to MSDNSTLPLCVDLDGTLVRGDTLQELLLVMARVSPGRLFCIPFWLFRGRAFCKEKIAEFSCQNWDPSHLLWNREFLAYLLRERERGRRLFLVTGANRRVAEAVSACLGIFEEVIASDEKTNLTGKRKAQELVARFGEKGFVYAGNSAIDWPVWEKSACAIVVGLSAAKIRQLQSVVPLEQVFPLARLRS from the coding sequence ATGAGCGACAATTCTACGTTACCTCTTTGCGTGGATTTGGATGGAACACTGGTTCGAGGGGATACTCTCCAGGAACTTCTTCTTGTGATGGCACGCGTTTCTCCTGGGAGGCTTTTCTGCATTCCCTTTTGGCTTTTTCGTGGAAGAGCCTTTTGCAAGGAAAAGATTGCAGAATTTTCCTGCCAGAACTGGGATCCAAGTCACCTTCTCTGGAACCGAGAGTTTTTAGCGTATCTGCTCCGGGAGCGGGAGCGAGGTCGAAGGCTTTTCTTGGTTACAGGAGCGAACCGGCGCGTAGCTGAAGCCGTGAGCGCCTGTCTGGGAATCTTTGAGGAAGTCATAGCAAGCGATGAGAAAACCAATCTTACGGGAAAAAGAAAAGCTCAGGAGCTGGTTGCTCGGTTTGGGGAGAAAGGTTTTGTGTACGCGGGTAATTCTGCCATCGATTGGCCTGTCTGGGAGAAAAGCGCGTGTGCGATTGTGGTGGGGTTATCCGCAGCAAAAATTCGTCAACTGCAAAGCGTTGTCCCACTGGAACAAGTCTTTCCTTTAGCACGGCTTCGGTCATAA
- a CDS encoding glycosyltransferase family 2 protein, whose product MHLDSDDGPFLSVVIPVFNEQATVGQVIDRVLATPWPKEIVVVDDGSTDGTWEVLQKWQGKQGVRLFRLEKNQGKGAALRFGFSQVTGKIILVQDADLEYDPADYALLLEPILEGKADVVYGTRFHGGPRRVLYFWHAAANRFLTTVSNMITNLNLSDMEVGYKVFRREILQKIRLRSNRFAFEPEVTVKVAKLGCRIWEVPISYSGRTYAEGKKIRWWDGIAALSALLYFRFFD is encoded by the coding sequence GTGCATTTGGACAGTGATGACGGTCCCTTTCTTTCTGTTGTAATACCTGTCTTTAATGAGCAAGCCACGGTTGGACAGGTCATCGATCGGGTTCTAGCTACTCCGTGGCCAAAGGAAATCGTTGTGGTGGACGATGGTTCGACGGACGGCACGTGGGAAGTTCTTCAAAAGTGGCAGGGAAAACAAGGGGTCCGGCTTTTCCGTTTGGAGAAGAATCAAGGGAAAGGAGCCGCATTACGATTCGGGTTTTCTCAGGTAACGGGAAAGATCATTCTCGTTCAAGATGCCGACCTGGAGTATGATCCAGCGGATTACGCTTTACTCCTTGAGCCTATCCTAGAGGGAAAAGCGGATGTCGTCTATGGGACACGCTTCCACGGAGGCCCGCGGCGTGTCCTCTACTTCTGGCACGCGGCTGCTAATCGATTCTTGACGACGGTTTCCAATATGATCACCAATCTGAATCTCTCTGACATGGAGGTAGGCTATAAAGTCTTTCGCAGAGAAATCCTGCAGAAAATCCGGCTCCGCTCGAATCGGTTCGCTTTTGAGCCTGAGGTGACAGTTAAGGTAGCAAAACTAGGCTGCCGGATTTGGGAGGTCCCCATATCGTACTCGGGGAGAACATACGCAGAGGGGAAGAAAATTCGCTGGTGGGACGGGATTGCTGCTCTCTCAGCGCTTCTGTATTTCCGGTTTTTCGATTGA
- a CDS encoding glycosyltransferase family protein, producing the protein MEHKRALYPLLSAFWFFGLTIFMLYPLSLKLSTYARETGDTLLNTWILAWVTRSLVTDPFHLFHGNIFYPFPYSVAFSEVLAGDIPIAAPVLWLTGNPLLAHNVVLLMSFFLSGFGTYLLVRFLTGSEVAAILGGTIFAFAPYRFAHLCGHVQILTTQWMPLSLFFLHRAFVSGLWRDFFLFSACFILQALSCFYYAFYFGLGVALFVTYFLATAWKETGWDRVRKFAVACVVVGICVVPFGLPYFEAQEEYGFTRTIEEAKFYSAHLVDYLLPPPENHLYGRWISRLLRILPGAEKWYRQCGVEHWLFPGIVAPLLGLVGLLSFPRIENGTLTVEGQREPSVWLHWKAGATRNQGYYLLLAVFALVMSFGPELQIAGRQTGVPLPYRCFYELVPGFKALRCPARFEALLMLALAVLAGYGVRKILGGLSRLSTGWGACAALSGGLIGLVVLEYLSIPVPVVRVPTGPEVPPVYRWLGQQEQSTVVAELPADIEHNFWYMYFSTYHWRRIVNGYSGFVPDQFFDIQERLGSFPERESVDLLRALGVDLVIVHGDGYSGEHREALENALENNPELVLVQRFGGDSVYRIKREIGAQPQAKIDVSLPKVVACKQLVGIPVIVKNLGERALFFSPTEKLFTVARWSGGQSLEEHVWTHLPLVVPAGRAQQVFAKLSSPVEMGKYFLELKIKMGGAKGETSSPVEVVSSLPDTLGKTGHLAVVGPCKLPEQVAPGSTFEFSCEVRNVGHSVWLAQTPSSPVRGGVSLGIRRWRHVDGGDAVAANGQPLEARAHLAQALWPGQFAILAGKAQAPSTPGIYTVKLDMVSEWVSWFEDIKASSAREVQVVVK; encoded by the coding sequence ATGGAGCACAAACGTGCTTTATACCCTCTTCTAAGCGCGTTCTGGTTTTTCGGTCTTACTATATTTATGCTCTATCCGCTTTCGCTTAAGCTTTCGACCTATGCTAGAGAAACCGGGGACACTCTTTTAAATACCTGGATTCTCGCTTGGGTGACTCGATCATTAGTCACGGACCCGTTTCATCTTTTCCACGGGAATATTTTCTATCCGTTTCCTTACAGCGTAGCTTTTTCGGAGGTGCTGGCTGGCGATATTCCTATTGCGGCTCCAGTTCTCTGGTTAACAGGCAACCCCTTACTTGCTCATAATGTTGTCCTATTGATGTCGTTTTTCCTCTCTGGCTTTGGTACCTACCTGCTCGTCCGGTTTTTGACGGGAAGCGAAGTGGCGGCGATTCTAGGGGGAACAATCTTTGCGTTTGCGCCGTATAGATTTGCCCATTTATGCGGGCATGTCCAGATATTGACAACGCAATGGATGCCTTTATCCCTTTTCTTTCTTCATCGTGCTTTTGTGAGCGGCCTCTGGAGGGACTTTTTTCTTTTTTCGGCGTGTTTCATTCTGCAGGCACTTTCGTGCTTTTACTATGCGTTTTACTTTGGACTTGGCGTAGCGCTTTTCGTTACGTATTTCCTTGCGACCGCGTGGAAGGAAACTGGATGGGATCGGGTACGGAAGTTTGCCGTCGCCTGTGTGGTGGTGGGTATTTGTGTAGTTCCGTTTGGTCTACCGTATTTTGAGGCCCAAGAGGAATATGGCTTCACGCGGACCATTGAGGAAGCGAAGTTCTATTCTGCCCACCTTGTGGACTACCTATTGCCACCGCCCGAGAATCACCTGTATGGCCGGTGGATATCGCGGCTGTTGAGGATCTTGCCGGGTGCTGAAAAATGGTACAGGCAGTGTGGTGTGGAGCACTGGCTTTTTCCAGGGATCGTAGCTCCACTTTTAGGTTTAGTCGGTTTGCTTTCTTTCCCTCGAATAGAAAACGGCACTTTGACCGTGGAAGGGCAGAGGGAGCCGAGCGTGTGGTTGCATTGGAAGGCTGGTGCGACGCGAAACCAGGGATACTATCTCTTGCTAGCGGTCTTTGCGTTGGTCATGTCGTTTGGACCTGAACTACAAATTGCCGGTAGGCAAACCGGCGTTCCCTTGCCGTATCGTTGTTTCTACGAACTAGTTCCTGGATTTAAGGCTCTTCGCTGCCCGGCTCGCTTTGAGGCGCTACTTATGCTAGCGTTGGCCGTCCTTGCCGGGTACGGAGTAAGGAAAATCCTGGGAGGCTTGTCCCGATTGTCTACCGGTTGGGGAGCGTGTGCCGCTTTGTCGGGTGGATTAATAGGGCTTGTGGTACTCGAATACTTGTCTATTCCCGTGCCAGTTGTACGTGTGCCCACAGGGCCCGAGGTACCCCCAGTGTATCGGTGGCTTGGTCAGCAGGAGCAGAGTACGGTAGTGGCTGAGCTACCGGCTGACATAGAACACAATTTTTGGTACATGTATTTTTCGACGTATCACTGGCGCAGAATTGTGAACGGATATTCGGGCTTTGTTCCTGACCAGTTTTTCGACATTCAGGAAAGATTAGGATCCTTTCCGGAACGAGAAAGTGTTGACCTTCTGCGTGCGTTGGGTGTGGATCTAGTTATTGTTCACGGTGATGGTTATTCTGGGGAGCATCGGGAGGCATTGGAAAACGCTCTGGAGAATAATCCTGAGCTAGTGTTGGTTCAGCGTTTTGGCGGGGACAGTGTTTACCGTATTAAGCGTGAGATTGGTGCACAGCCTCAGGCTAAAATAGATGTTTCCTTGCCGAAAGTCGTGGCTTGCAAGCAACTCGTGGGTATCCCTGTTATAGTGAAAAACTTAGGTGAGCGGGCTCTATTTTTCTCTCCGACCGAAAAGCTTTTTACTGTGGCGCGATGGAGCGGAGGGCAAAGTTTGGAGGAACATGTCTGGACACATCTTCCCTTGGTGGTACCAGCTGGGCGAGCACAACAGGTATTTGCGAAACTTTCCTCACCTGTGGAGATGGGCAAGTATTTTCTGGAACTCAAGATAAAGATGGGCGGTGCGAAAGGAGAAACTTCTTCTCCCGTTGAGGTGGTGAGCTCTTTACCGGACACTTTGGGAAAAACGGGTCACCTGGCGGTAGTGGGTCCCTGCAAGCTTCCTGAACAGGTGGCTCCTGGGTCCACGTTTGAGTTTAGCTGTGAAGTGCGAAATGTCGGGCACTCAGTTTGGCTTGCACAGACCCCTTCTTCTCCAGTCCGAGGTGGGGTTAGTCTAGGGATCCGAAGATGGCGGCATGTAGATGGAGGGGATGCGGTCGCGGCCAATGGGCAACCCCTTGAAGCACGTGCCCATCTTGCTCAAGCCCTTTGGCCGGGGCAATTCGCAATTCTTGCGGGCAAGGCCCAAGCGCCATCTACTCCGGGCATCTACACTGTAAAGCTGGACATGGTCAGTGAGTGGGTTTCCTGGTTTGAGGATATTAAGGCCAGTTCCGCCCGAGAGGTGCAAGTCGTGGTCAAATAG
- a CDS encoding glycoside hydrolase family 26 protein, whose protein sequence is MKRLAGILGIVLIGGVYSLVSAAQVPALIPPPQGAYTGAYIDFGETEDHVTLESILGFEELVGKHQAIVAFANYWGENRFPKESLQIIYAYGAIPLVYWSPWGPPYEQNGPPGRCDLRRILHGQWDAYIDHWAQEARALGKPLLVAWGIEMNGTWFPWSGWFYGRGKPFPGKPGAYRGPETYKAAYRYVVDRVRSQGAWNIQWVFHVNNYSYPDHVDWNAFAAYYPGSSYVDWLGMSAYGKQFPDEPWITVPDAFDYPYDQLCSLDPAKPVIFAEWGVGEFPKAGSKARWISEAMERMSWKYPRLKAAIFWHERWENEDGTYSNLKVNSSEEALEAYRKGVSSPFWISWPIVSDSPGFVRPSMHAQRNVTVP, encoded by the coding sequence GTGAAAAGGTTGGCGGGTATCCTAGGGATTGTCTTGATCGGGGGAGTCTATTCCTTGGTTTCCGCTGCCCAAGTACCTGCACTTATCCCTCCGCCACAGGGTGCCTACACGGGTGCCTATATCGATTTTGGAGAAACGGAAGACCATGTCACGCTGGAGAGTATTTTGGGCTTTGAGGAGCTCGTGGGTAAACACCAAGCCATTGTAGCTTTTGCGAACTATTGGGGAGAAAATCGCTTTCCCAAGGAAAGCCTCCAGATCATCTACGCCTACGGCGCCATCCCCTTGGTCTACTGGTCCCCTTGGGGTCCTCCTTACGAGCAAAATGGTCCTCCAGGAAGATGTGATCTTCGTCGCATCCTTCACGGACAATGGGATGCCTACATTGATCATTGGGCACAAGAGGCGCGTGCCCTGGGCAAACCTTTGCTTGTCGCTTGGGGGATTGAAATGAACGGGACCTGGTTTCCATGGTCGGGTTGGTTCTACGGGAGGGGAAAACCCTTTCCTGGTAAGCCGGGCGCCTATCGAGGACCGGAGACATACAAAGCGGCCTATCGCTACGTGGTCGATCGAGTGCGTTCCCAGGGTGCATGGAACATCCAATGGGTATTCCACGTGAATAATTACTCCTATCCAGACCATGTGGATTGGAATGCTTTTGCCGCGTACTATCCAGGCTCCTCATACGTGGATTGGTTAGGAATGAGCGCCTATGGGAAGCAGTTCCCTGACGAACCATGGATCACTGTTCCCGACGCCTTTGATTACCCCTACGATCAACTGTGTTCACTGGATCCGGCTAAACCCGTCATCTTTGCGGAATGGGGCGTTGGGGAGTTCCCCAAGGCAGGGAGCAAAGCCCGGTGGATTTCGGAGGCCATGGAAAGGATGAGCTGGAAATATCCGCGTCTCAAAGCTGCTATTTTCTGGCACGAACGATGGGAAAACGAGGACGGTACCTATTCGAACCTCAAAGTAAACTCAAGCGAAGAAGCTTTGGAAGCGTATCGAAAAGGAGTAAGTTCCCCTTTTTGGATTAGCTGGCCGATCGTAAGTGATTCCCCCGGTTTTGTTCGGCCCAGTATGCACGCGCAAAGAAACGTCACCGTCCCTTAA